In Clavibacter californiensis, the sequence GACCCCGCGCGAGCGCGAGGTGCTCGGCCTCATGGCCGAGGGCCGGACCAACGCGGCGATCGCGCGGGCCCTGGTGATCGGCACGGGCGCGATCGAGAAGCACGTGACGAGCATCTTCGTGAAGCTCGGCCTGGAGGACACGGGCGAGGACCACCGGCGGGTCCTCGCCGTGCTCGCCTACCTGGGGTGACGCCCGGGGCGATCCGCCCTGCTCGTCGTCCCCGCCCGTGGAGCGAAGTCGAGGCCGGGCGTCGTGCCCCGGTGGTCGAGGAGGCGCGGCGTGACGTCGGCGGACGTCAGCGGGCGTCGATCGGCTGCGGCCTCGGGATCCTCGTCGTGCTCAGCCTCTGGACCTCCGGGCTCTCCTGGATGCTGCCGGGCTGATCCGGCGCCGGGCCGGGCGCGAGCTGGGGAACCCGCCGCGCACGCTGTGATCGCTCTCAGCGACCGTGCGATCGAGCGCGCCCCGGCCACCATGGGGGTGGTGCGCATCGCGCCGACCCGAGACCCACCTGAGGAGAGCACCGCATGTCCTGGCAGATCGGCGGCTTGCCGCTGCACCCCCTCATCGTCCACTTCGTGGTCGTGGCGTTCCCCACGGCCGCGCTGCTCATCCTCGTGTCGGCGGTGTGGCCGGCCTTCGCGCGGCGGCTCGGGATCATCACCCCGCTGGTCGCCCTCGCCTCGCTCGTCGCGGTGCCGCTCGCGACCTCGTCCGGCGAGCGGCTCGAGGGGCAGGTCGGCGGGGGCGCGGTCCTCGAGGCCCACACGCAGCTGGGCGACACGCTCCTCCCGTGGGCGGTGGCCGTGTTCGTCGTCGCGACGGCGCAGTGGCTGTGGATCCACCGGCTCGCCGCCCACGGGTCCGGCCGCGCCGGACGCCGCATCGCCCGCTCGCGCCGCATCGCCGTCACGGCCGTGCTGGCGGTCGCCGTGGCCGTCTCCTCGGTCGGCGCGATGGTCACGACCGTGCGCGTCGGCGAGTCGGGCGCGCGCGCCGTGTGGTCGGACTCGGGCGCGGGCGGCGGGGACGGCGCGGGCGGCGGGGACGGCGACGACGGATGAGCGCCGACGCGACCCCGCTCCCCACCCACCCCGACGAGCCCCACACCGGCAGCATCGCCGGGCGCCTGAACTGGCTGCGCGCCGGCGTGCTCGGCGCGAACGACGGCATCGTCTCCGTCGCGGCCATCGTCGTCGGCGTCGCCGGCGCGACCACCTCGACGGGCGCGATCGCCACGGCGGGCATCGCGGGACTCGTCGGCGGCGCGATCTCGATGGCCCTCGGCGAGTACGTGTCCGTCAGCAGCCAGAGCGACAGCCAGCGCGCGCTCATCGCGAAGGAGCGCGCCGAGCTGGCCGCGGATCCCGAGGCCGAGCTCGAGGAGCTCACCGCCCTGTGGCGCGCCCAGGGCCTCTCCGACGAGACCGCGGCCCGCGTGGCGGAGGAGCTGACCGCGCGCGACCCGCTCGCCGCGCACCTCTCCGCCGAGCTGCACATCGACGAGGACGAGGTCGCGAGCCCGTGGCAGGCGGCGCTGTCCTCCGCGGTCGCGTTCCTCGCCGGCGCGATCCTCCCGCTGCTCGCGATCCTGCTGCCGCCCGCCGGGATCCGCGTGCCCGTCACCTTCGCGGTCGTGCTCGTCGCGCTGGCCGGGACCGGCGCCCTCGGCGCCCGGCTCGGCGGCGGCCCGGTCGGTCGTGCGACACTCCGGGTGGTCGTCGGCGGCGCCGTCGCGCTCGCCGCCACCTTCGCCATCGGCAGCCTCCTCGGCACCGGCGGCGTGGCCTGACCCACCACCGACACCACCCCCATCCACGGAACGGATCCGACATGCCCCTCATCCGCATCGACCTGGTCGCCGGCCGACCCGAGCACCAGATCACCGCCATCGGCGACACCCTCATGCGCACGCTCGTGGACGTCTACGGCCTGCCGGAGCGCGACCGCTTCCAGATCGTCACCGAGCACGCTCCGGGCAGGCTCACCGCCCTCGACGTCGGGCTCGGCATCGAGCGCTCCGAGCAGGTCGTGATCATCCAGATCTTCACGCAGGCCGGACGCAGCACCGAGGAGAAGCAGGAGTTCTTCCGGACCCTGGCGGCCGCCCTCGCCGAGGTCGGCGTGGCGGGCGAGGACCTCGTCGTCGGCTTCGTCGAGAACACCGCCGCCGACTGGTCCTTCGGCTTCGGCCGCGCGCAGTACGTGACGGGGGAGCTGCAGAAGCCCGGCAGCTGATCCGCGGAGCCGTCAACCGATCAGCAGCCGGATCCGGTCGGTGACGAGCAGCGCGCCATCGACGTCCACCGTGAGGGCGTCCACGTCGAAGCGCGCGATGGCCGCGTCGAGGCCGACGCGGCCTCCCGCGAGGATCGCCGTCGCGAGCACGT encodes:
- a CDS encoding tautomerase family protein, producing the protein MPLIRIDLVAGRPEHQITAIGDTLMRTLVDVYGLPERDRFQIVTEHAPGRLTALDVGLGIERSEQVVIIQIFTQAGRSTEEKQEFFRTLAAALAEVGVAGEDLVVGFVENTAADWSFGFGRAQYVTGELQKPGS
- a CDS encoding DUF2231 domain-containing protein codes for the protein MSWQIGGLPLHPLIVHFVVVAFPTAALLILVSAVWPAFARRLGIITPLVALASLVAVPLATSSGERLEGQVGGGAVLEAHTQLGDTLLPWAVAVFVVATAQWLWIHRLAAHGSGRAGRRIARSRRIAVTAVLAVAVAVSSVGAMVTTVRVGESGARAVWSDSGAGGGDGAGGGDGDDG
- a CDS encoding VIT1/CCC1 transporter family protein, which encodes MSADATPLPTHPDEPHTGSIAGRLNWLRAGVLGANDGIVSVAAIVVGVAGATTSTGAIATAGIAGLVGGAISMALGEYVSVSSQSDSQRALIAKERAELAADPEAELEELTALWRAQGLSDETAARVAEELTARDPLAAHLSAELHIDEDEVASPWQAALSSAVAFLAGAILPLLAILLPPAGIRVPVTFAVVLVALAGTGALGARLGGGPVGRATLRVVVGGAVALAATFAIGSLLGTGGVA